From Bradyrhizobium symbiodeficiens, the proteins below share one genomic window:
- a CDS encoding DUF1127 domain-containing protein translates to MSTLTHNSMTNHHAPSLIQQIGEALHVWHERYRTRRELAHWTARDLHDVGLSWSDIAYEADKPFWRA, encoded by the coding sequence ATAATTCGATGACAAATCATCATGCGCCAAGCCTGATCCAGCAGATCGGCGAGGCACTTCATGTCTGGCACGAGCGCTACCGCACCAGGCGCGAGCTCGCCCATTGGACCGCGCGCGATCTCCACGACGTCGGACTGTCCTGGTCCGATATCGCCTATGAGGCCGACAAACCCTTCTGGCGGGCCTGA
- a CDS encoding GNAT family N-acetyltransferase, whose amino-acid sequence MSTLRLEDLKQYSDTLRTRDGTALDVRFVEPRDTEELQHYFRSLSTRSRYNRFFGAISELPNGLLHDFLQIGERERFTVVATMMVDGFETIVAEARYALHAETATLEFGLSVHDRWQGRGIATALMKNLECRAAALGAEHIFGDTLRSNETMISLARKSGFAFVTHPDDWKLVRFDKGISVAAKDIPCASWRLAALSRQAESPSASV is encoded by the coding sequence ATGAGCACTCTCCGCCTCGAAGACCTCAAGCAATATTCGGACACGCTGCGCACCCGCGATGGCACGGCGCTCGACGTCCGGTTCGTCGAGCCGCGCGATACCGAGGAGCTTCAGCACTATTTCCGCTCGCTCTCGACCCGCTCCCGCTACAACCGCTTCTTCGGTGCCATCAGCGAACTGCCGAACGGCCTGCTCCACGACTTCCTGCAGATCGGTGAGCGCGAACGTTTCACCGTGGTCGCGACCATGATGGTCGACGGCTTCGAGACCATCGTCGCCGAAGCGCGCTATGCGTTGCACGCTGAAACCGCGACGCTCGAATTCGGCCTGTCGGTCCATGATCGCTGGCAGGGCCGCGGCATCGCCACAGCGCTGATGAAGAACCTCGAATGCCGCGCCGCCGCGCTTGGCGCCGAGCATATCTTTGGCGACACGCTGCGTTCCAACGAGACCATGATCTCGCTCGCGCGCAAATCCGGCTTCGCCTTCGTCACTCACCCCGATGATTGGAAGCTGGTGCGCTTCGACAAGGGGATCAGCGTCGCAGCCAAGGATATTCCCTGCGCCAGCTGGCGCCTCGCCGCCCTTTCCCGTCAGGCCGAAAGCCCCTCAGCCTCGGTTTGA
- a CDS encoding Zn-dependent alcohol dehydrogenase has product MKAAVLYEVNQPLVIEDVSLPKPGPREVLIRTTVAGLCHSDLHFMEGLYPHPLPAVLGHESAGVVEQVGSDVTYVKPGDHVVTCLSVFCGTCDNCTTGRTVLCTDTTVKLLPGVSNRMQWSKPEKLHQFLNLSSFAEQMLVHENAIVKIRKEMPLDLAALIGCGVITGYGAVVNTAKVTAGETVAVIGCGGVGMAAINGAQIAGAGRIIAIDTNPAKLQLATKLGATDIVNPADGDVVKQVRDLTNGGVHHSFEVLGRKETAEQAFGMLASGGTATIVGMIPFGQKIELHGFDFLRERRIQGSSMGSNHFRVDMPRLVDFYLRGRLHLEDWISAKLKLSEINEGFANMKAGKTLRSVIVFDS; this is encoded by the coding sequence ATGAAGGCCGCCGTCCTCTATGAAGTCAACCAGCCGCTGGTCATCGAGGATGTCAGCCTGCCGAAGCCCGGTCCGCGCGAAGTCCTGATCCGCACCACGGTCGCCGGGCTTTGTCACTCCGACCTGCATTTCATGGAAGGGCTTTATCCGCATCCGCTGCCCGCGGTGCTCGGCCACGAGTCCGCCGGCGTCGTCGAGCAGGTCGGCTCCGATGTCACTTACGTCAAGCCGGGTGACCACGTCGTCACCTGCCTGTCGGTGTTCTGCGGCACCTGCGACAACTGCACCACCGGCCGCACCGTGCTCTGTACCGACACCACCGTGAAGCTGCTGCCGGGCGTCTCAAACCGGATGCAGTGGTCCAAGCCCGAAAAGCTGCACCAGTTCCTCAATCTCTCGTCCTTTGCCGAACAGATGCTGGTGCACGAGAACGCGATCGTCAAAATCCGTAAAGAAATGCCGCTCGATCTCGCCGCGCTGATCGGCTGCGGCGTCATCACCGGCTATGGCGCCGTGGTGAATACTGCGAAAGTGACGGCGGGTGAAACCGTGGCGGTAATTGGCTGCGGCGGCGTCGGCATGGCCGCGATCAACGGCGCCCAGATCGCAGGCGCCGGCCGCATCATCGCCATCGACACCAATCCGGCCAAGCTCCAGCTCGCGACCAAGCTGGGTGCGACCGACATCGTCAACCCCGCCGACGGCGACGTGGTGAAGCAGGTGCGCGACCTCACCAATGGCGGGGTGCATCATTCCTTCGAGGTGCTTGGCCGCAAGGAAACCGCTGAGCAGGCGTTCGGCATGCTCGCCTCCGGCGGCACGGCCACCATCGTCGGCATGATCCCGTTCGGCCAGAAGATCGAGCTGCACGGTTTCGATTTCCTGCGCGAGCGCCGGATCCAGGGCTCCTCGATGGGCTCGAACCATTTCCGCGTCGACATGCCGCGACTGGTCGATTTCTACCTGCGGGGACGGCTGCATCTGGAGGACTGGATCTCGGCCAAGTTGAAGCTGAGCGAGATCAACGAAGGCTTTGCCAACATGAAAGCCGGCAAGACGCTGCGTAGCGTGATCGTCTTCGACAGCTAG
- a CDS encoding acyl-CoA dehydrogenase family protein produces the protein MHKPVTGQARHVAAAPSGLLAPDTSGMNFYRADPALADLLRIHLPDALFRHIEPHLDRLGALAGGRLDECARLADRHTPVLHQRDKFGRDVQWIEYHPAYRELENAAFGEFGIHALSLRKGIMGWPDKYPVVAKHAFTFLFNQTEFGMGCPINVTDGCAKLLANFGSEALKAKYLDGLTSTDMSKLTQGGQFMTEKEGGSDVGTLTTRAVQEGDHWRLYGEKWFCSNADAKVVMLLARPEGAGPGTRGVGLFLMPRFLDDGSQNHYRIVRLKDKLGTRSMASGEIKLEGAIAYAVGKLDRGFVQMAEMVNSSRLSNGVKSTALMRRAYHDAMTVATNRVVFGSRIIDLPLGRRQMLKIMLPVEQALSMSFLTADALDRAEAGSQDAAALLRILTPTLKFRATRDARKVCGDALEMRGGIGYIEEFATPRLLRDAHLGSVWEGTGNIVAIDALRRAVGRHGAESALAADLHARLDDSASVPQAWRDNLRGLVDRAVGFAREVAGKSENEADARRATSLLYHVASAVALAWEAHRIHEMRGDARRLLLSRLVIDHRVAPSDPFRLTENATQARLAALLLGERSAGMSEVGELVLAA, from the coding sequence ATGCACAAGCCGGTCACAGGGCAGGCAAGACATGTCGCGGCCGCACCATCCGGCCTGCTGGCGCCCGATACATCAGGCATGAACTTCTACCGCGCCGACCCCGCGCTGGCCGACCTGTTGCGCATCCACCTGCCGGACGCGCTGTTTCGTCACATCGAGCCGCATCTCGACCGCCTCGGCGCGCTCGCCGGAGGTCGCCTCGACGAGTGCGCGCGGCTTGCCGACCGGCACACGCCGGTACTGCACCAGCGCGACAAGTTCGGCCGCGACGTGCAGTGGATCGAGTATCACCCGGCCTATCGCGAGTTGGAGAACGCCGCGTTCGGCGAGTTCGGCATCCACGCGCTTTCGCTCCGCAAGGGCATCATGGGCTGGCCGGACAAATACCCTGTCGTGGCCAAGCACGCCTTCACCTTCCTGTTCAACCAGACCGAATTCGGCATGGGCTGCCCGATCAACGTCACCGACGGCTGCGCCAAGCTGCTGGCGAATTTCGGCAGCGAGGCGCTGAAGGCGAAATATCTCGACGGCCTGACCTCGACCGACATGAGCAAGCTGACCCAGGGCGGCCAGTTTATGACCGAGAAGGAGGGTGGCTCCGACGTCGGCACGCTGACCACGCGCGCGGTACAGGAGGGCGACCATTGGCGGCTCTATGGCGAAAAATGGTTCTGCTCGAACGCCGACGCTAAGGTCGTGATGCTGCTGGCGCGTCCCGAAGGCGCCGGCCCCGGCACGCGCGGCGTCGGCCTGTTCCTGATGCCGCGCTTCCTCGACGATGGCTCGCAGAACCACTACCGGATCGTGCGCCTGAAGGACAAGCTCGGCACGCGCTCGATGGCCTCGGGCGAGATCAAGCTGGAAGGCGCCATCGCCTATGCCGTCGGCAAGCTCGACCGCGGCTTCGTGCAGATGGCCGAGATGGTGAACTCGTCGCGGCTCTCCAACGGCGTCAAGTCGACCGCGCTGATGCGCCGCGCCTATCACGACGCCATGACGGTCGCGACCAACCGCGTGGTGTTCGGCAGCCGCATCATCGACCTGCCGCTCGGCCGGCGGCAGATGCTGAAGATCATGCTACCGGTCGAGCAGGCGCTGTCGATGAGCTTCCTCACCGCCGACGCGCTCGACCGTGCCGAGGCCGGCAGCCAGGATGCGGCGGCATTGTTGCGCATTCTCACCCCGACGCTGAAATTCCGCGCCACCCGTGATGCGCGAAAGGTCTGCGGTGATGCGCTCGAGATGCGCGGCGGCATCGGCTATATCGAGGAGTTCGCCACACCGCGCCTGCTGCGCGACGCGCATCTCGGTTCGGTCTGGGAAGGCACCGGCAACATCGTCGCGATCGATGCGCTCAGGCGCGCGGTCGGCCGCCATGGCGCGGAATCCGCGCTTGCGGCCGATCTGCATGCCCGGCTCGATGACAGCGCGTCAGTGCCGCAGGCCTGGCGCGACAATCTGCGCGGCCTGGTCGATCGCGCCGTCGGCTTCGCGCGCGAGGTTGCGGGGAAATCCGAGAACGAAGCCGATGCGCGTCGTGCGACGAGCCTGCTCTATCATGTCGCAAGCGCGGTCGCGCTCGCCTGGGAGGCGCACCGCATCCACGAGATGCGCGGCGATGCGCGCCGGCTGCTGTTGTCGCGGCTGGTGATCGATCATCGGGTGGCACCGAGCGATCCGTTCCGGCTCACGGAAAATGCCACGCAGGCCAGGCTCGCCGCGCTGCTGCTCGGCGAACGCTCAGCCGGCATGAGCGAGGTTGGCGAACTGGTTCTGGCGGCGTAG
- a CDS encoding SDR family NAD(P)-dependent oxidoreductase, translating to MEHPKYKIALIVGAGEGLSASLARLLSKQGIRVALAARKIEKLGALCSETGARAYACNATEPDEVERLFGLVEREIGTPDVVVYNASGRTRGPFVDLVPADVAQAIAISAYGGFLVAQQAAKRMLPNKHGAILFTGASASVKGYAQSASFAMGKFALRGLAQSLARELSPQGVHVAHFVIDGGIRSAARTEAEDKPDSMLDPDAIAESYWNVLQQPRSAWSWELELRPWVEKF from the coding sequence ATGGAACATCCGAAATACAAGATCGCTCTCATCGTCGGCGCCGGTGAAGGCCTGAGCGCCTCGCTGGCACGACTGCTCTCCAAGCAGGGCATCCGTGTCGCGCTTGCCGCGCGAAAGATCGAGAAGCTCGGCGCGCTCTGTAGCGAGACCGGCGCCAGGGCCTATGCCTGCAACGCGACCGAGCCCGATGAGGTCGAGCGGTTGTTTGGCCTCGTCGAGCGCGAGATCGGCACGCCGGACGTCGTGGTCTACAACGCCAGCGGCCGCACCCGCGGCCCGTTCGTCGACCTTGTTCCGGCCGACGTCGCGCAAGCCATCGCGATCAGCGCCTATGGCGGCTTCCTGGTGGCGCAGCAGGCGGCCAAGCGCATGTTGCCCAACAAGCACGGCGCGATCCTGTTCACCGGCGCCTCCGCCAGCGTCAAGGGCTACGCGCAGTCGGCCTCGTTCGCGATGGGCAAGTTCGCGTTGCGCGGCCTCGCGCAGAGCCTGGCGCGCGAATTGTCGCCGCAAGGCGTCCATGTCGCGCATTTCGTCATCGACGGCGGCATCCGCAGTGCGGCGAGGACGGAAGCCGAAGACAAGCCGGATTCGATGCTCGATCCCGATGCGATCGCGGAGAGCTATTGGAACGTACTGCAGCAGCCGCGCAGCGCCTGGAGCTGGGAGCTCGAGCTGCGGCCCTGGGTGGAGAAGTTTTGA
- a CDS encoding enoyl-CoA hydratase → MTTETTIDTGTNELLCVIRDRVAIITLNRPEARNSLSDALTPALRTMIRSCGEDRNVGALLITGAGEAFCAGGNVKGMGAHRDKAKLEMPLEDRIADLQERQRLLTGALVSVRKPTIAALPGPAVGAGLAIAMACDIRIAAQSAFVATGYARIALSGDYGIAWLLTRLVGTARARELMFTGDRVNAARAEAIGLVNRVVPDDKLQAEAFALAKSLAEGPRLALRYMKDNLDEAVLFDFETARDHEAERLIRLTTTADHKEAVQAFIEKRKAVFTGK, encoded by the coding sequence ATGACCACGGAAACCACGATCGACACCGGCACCAACGAGCTCCTCTGCGTCATCCGCGACCGCGTCGCGATCATCACGCTGAACCGGCCGGAGGCGCGCAATTCGCTGTCGGATGCGCTGACCCCGGCGCTGCGCACGATGATCCGGAGCTGCGGCGAGGATCGCAACGTCGGCGCGCTCTTGATCACCGGCGCGGGCGAAGCGTTCTGCGCCGGCGGCAACGTCAAGGGCATGGGCGCGCATCGCGACAAGGCAAAGCTCGAGATGCCGCTTGAAGATCGCATCGCCGACCTGCAGGAACGGCAGCGGCTGCTCACCGGCGCGCTGGTGTCTGTGCGCAAGCCGACCATCGCCGCCCTGCCCGGCCCCGCGGTCGGCGCCGGGCTTGCCATCGCCATGGCCTGCGACATCCGCATCGCCGCGCAATCGGCCTTCGTCGCCACCGGCTATGCCCGCATCGCGCTGAGCGGTGATTACGGAATCGCCTGGCTGCTCACACGTCTGGTCGGGACTGCGCGGGCGCGGGAGCTGATGTTCACCGGCGACCGCGTCAATGCCGCGCGCGCCGAGGCCATCGGCCTCGTCAACCGCGTCGTGCCTGACGACAAATTGCAGGCCGAAGCCTTTGCGTTGGCGAAGTCGCTCGCCGAAGGCCCGCGCCTGGCGCTGCGCTACATGAAGGACAATCTCGACGAGGCCGTGCTGTTCGACTTCGAAACCGCGCGCGACCACGAAGCCGAGCGGCTGATCCGCCTCACCACGACCGCCGACCACAAGGAGGCGGTGCAGGCATTCATCGAGAAGCGCAAGGCGGTGTTCACGGGGAAGTAG